Genomic segment of Terriglobales bacterium:
GAAGTCGGAGAGCCGCTGCTCGCCGCCGGTGCGGACAATCAGGTCGACGTCCGGGCTGGGACCGTCGAGGTTCATGGCGGCGCCGAGCACGCGGGCAAAGCCGGCGGGCGTGGCCGCCTCGGGAGTATGCATGGCGCGCGCAGCGGCCAGCAGCGTGCCGCGGGCGCTGTAGTCCACCGCCACGCGGAGGTGGAGCTTTGTGCCGTTCGCCAGCTGCGATTCGGCGCGGCGCATCTCGCGCAGCACCGACTGCGGCAGGCGGTCGCGGCGTCCGATGATGGAGAGCTTGACGCCGTTGGCGCGCAGCTCGGCGACCTCGGAGCGCAAGTACGACTGGAACAGACGCATGAGCGCGACCACTTCAGCGCGCGGGCGCTTCCAGTTGTCACTGGAGAAGGCGTAAAGAGTGAGGGTCGAGATGCCCAGATCGGGAGCGGCCTCGACCACGCGCCGCACCGAGCGCGCGCCGGCGCGGTGTCCCGCCACGCGGGGCAGCCCCTGCGACTGCGCCCAGCGGCCGTTGCCGTCCATGATGATGCCCACGTGGATCATGAAAGAGTCCTTTGTAGAGTAAAGTGCCGAGGCAAAAAAATTTGCGTTTCCGGTACGGCGCTGCGGGCCACGACCGAAGAAGCAGCCCGGGGAGATGGTCCAGTGGTGTTGGCTGGCAGCCAGCAGCGAGCAGCCAGCAGCGATTTATCCACGCGCCACACGGATCAGCGCCTCCATCTCGTCGAGGTAACGCTCCAGCGCTTTGCGGCCCTGGGCGGTGAGGCGGTACTCGGTGCGCGGCACGCGCCCGTCGAAACCTTTGATGCACTGCACGTACTCGGCTTCCTCCAGCTTGCGGGCGTGCACGCTCAGGTTGCCGTCGGTGGTGTTGAGCAGCTGCTTGAGGTCGTTGAAGGTGAGCGCCTTGTTGACCGCCAGGGCGCTGACCATGCCGAGGCGGATGCGCTCGTGGATGAGGCGGTCGAGTTCGCCGGCGGCCGCGGGCATTTCGGGACGCGGCGCGGGCGAGGTCTCGCGCGCAGGACGCGGGCGGCCAGCTTCGGCGCTCCGCGTCCGAAGGGGCGATGTTTCGCGACGATTGAGACGCTTCATAACAAACTCCCTCAAGGCGCTTTCCCTTTTTCCGCTTTCCGCCGGAGCGCCGCCGGTGGAAGAAGCGTTCGCCGGCGCTAGCCGCCGTAGCGCCGGGCAATGATCCAGCCAAAAACGATGTGCAGGCCGCCGAAGCCGGCCGCCATCAGCAAATTCGAGGCGGGCGGGGTGGTGAACAGCGCCAGCGCGCCCACAGCCATGAAGCAAAGTCCCATGACCGGCACCACGCGCACCGAAAATGCTCCCGCGGTGACGACACCGGCGCCGTAGAGCAGCATCCAGTTGCCGGGCAGCAGGTGGCGCATGCCGTGGGTGTGCAGCACGGCGGTGAGCAGGGCGCCGACGGCCAGCGGCGGCGCGAAGCTGAGCGCGAACTGGCGTCCCGGCTCGGAGAAGAGCGGCACCTTGGCGCGGCGCGCCTTTTCGCGCAGAGAAATGATGGCGATGACCAGCGCCAGCAGCGCCTCGGCCAGCCAGATTTCCAGCCAGCGGTCGTCAATTTGGAGTGCGGTCGCGTGCCGCTGGGCCAGCAGCGCCGCCGCCAGGGCGCTGACGCCGAGAGCCACGATGCCCCATCCGGGGACGGCGGTGAAGGCCCCGGCGCGCTCCATGGTCTGGCGGATGTAACGCAGATCTTCGATCAGAGAACCGCGGGAGGGCGGGGCCCCGGCACGGGGCGCGGAGGCCCCTGGCGCCGCCAAGTCCACGGCCGGAGCGTTTTCCGGAGGGTCGGCGACGAGGCGCCGGCGAATGCGGTGTCCGCCGCTGGGCTGGTCAGCCATCGGCGCCTACTATGACGCAGAGTTGGGTGCCTGTCAAGTACTTTGCAATGCAAAGCAAGCGGCCCCGGACGGCGTCTTCCACGCACGGCTGCTTGAGGGCGGCCGGCTGCTCGCCGACGAAGGCGGGGGGCCGCCGGGCCGGCTTCATGCTGAGCACGCCGTCGGCGCCGTCGCGCGCCAAGAGCGCGCGCTCCCGGGGTGACGCCTTCCGAAAAGCGGGAGGAGCGAGAGGAACTAGTACGGATACGGCTCGATCTTCCACTTTTCAAAAACTTTGGCATCGAGGAAGACCTTGAAGAGTTCGGGGTCGAGTTCGCCGTCCTTGACCGAATAGCCGAGGATTTCCAGGGCGCGCTCGGTGGAGACCGCTTTCTTGTACGGACGGTCGCTGGCAGCGAGCGCGTCGAAGATGTCGGAGATAGTCATCATGCGCGTCTGCACGGGAATCTCCGGGGCCGACAGCTTGTAGGGGTAGCCGCTGCCGTTGAGCTTTTCGTGATGTCCGCGCGCGATCATGGGCACGTTCCTGATCTCCTTCGTCCAGGGAATCTGGATGAGGAAATTGAAGGTGTGGACCACGTGCGACTCGATCTGGCGGCGCTCGGAGTCGTCGAGGGAGCCCTTGCGGATGGAGAGCAGGCGCACTTCGTCCATGGTGAGCAGCGGGCGCTCGTTGCCCTCAAAGTCGGAATAGTGGTGCGCGGCGATGTCGAGCAGCGCCTCGAAGTGCCCTTCGGCGAGCACGGTGGGCTCGTTGGATGAGGCGATGATCTTCAGGAAGTCGTCGATCTGCCGGATGTGCTCGGCGGTCTCCTTGTCGAATTCGGCGGTCCTGGCGGCGTACTGGTCGAGGCCCTTCTCCAGAACGTAGTCGAGCCGATTGCGCAGCATGCCGGCTTCGATGGTGCGCTTGACCAGCTGGAAGCGCTGCTGGATGAGCTCGTACTGAGACGGATACAGCTTCTTCGCCTTCACCAGCACTTCTTCGCGCACGCCGACCTTGCCGAAATCGTGCAGCAGGGCGGCGTAGCGGATTTCGCGCATCTGGCTGCGCGAGAACCTCAGGCCGGCGTAGGGCCCGCTGGTGGCGCGGTCTACGGCTTCGGCCAGCGCGACCGTGAGGTTGGAGACGCGGAACGAGTGGCCGCTGGTGGTGGGGTCGCGCGCTTCGATGGCGATGACCGAGGCGCGCACAAAGCCTTCCAACATGGCCTGGATCTCTTCGTAGAGGCGGCTGTTCTCCAGCGCGACCGCGGCCTGGCTGGCCAGCGATGCCACCACTTCCTGCTGATGCAAGGTGTACGGGACGACAGCGGCTTCGACGGCGTCGGCCGAGGTGAGGCGAGAGGCGGGATCGCGCTTGGCGTTGATGAGCTGAATCACGCCCAGCATTTCGCCGTGCTGATTGCGCATGGGCACGGCAAGAATGCTCTTGGTGCGGTAGCCGGAGTCTTCGTCGAACTTGCGATTGATGGTGTAGGGCGCCGCCGGAGGCATCTCGTACGCATCTTCCACGTTGACGGCGTCGCCGCTCAGCGCGACGTAGCCGGCGATGGACTCCTGGCTGATCTCCATGGTGCGCTCGCGGAATGGGAGCGCGACCGAGTCGTTCTGCGCCAGCTTGAAGCGCAACTGCTTCTTCGGCTCTTCCGCGACGTCGGGATGGCCGTCCACGACGGGCAAGGCCTTGTTCTTCGGCCCGGCTTCGGGGATGTCTTCCACCAGGTACAGCGAACCGGCGTCGCTGGAGGTGATCTCGCGCGACTTGGTGAGGATCAGTTCGAGCAGCGTGGCGGTGTCGTGCTCGGCCGAGAGCGCCGCGCCGATACGGTTGAGTTCGTTGATCTCGCGGGTGGCGCCGGCCAGCCGTTCGCTGGCTTCAAAGCGCGTGTGCAGCAGGTTGATGTGGTCGAGCGCGTTGTCCACCAGGCGCTCCAGCAGCGCAGGCGGCGTGCGCCGCGGCGCGTAGGCGTAAACGGCGCCGTCGAGACGCGGATCGCGGAAGCGCTCGTCGGAGAGCGCCAGCACGCGGACGTTCGGCATGCGAACACGCTCATAGTGTTCCGCCAGCAGTTTTTCCGACGACGTGACCACCACCCACTCGCCCTCGCGCAGGTCGTGCTCATCGGGCACAAACTTCATCCGGCGGTAGCGATTCACGCCCGCCAGCGCGTTCTTGCCGGCGTCATCGTGCTCAAAATAAAGGACGCGCGGCTGGTGCTGCGAGGCGGCCGGCGAGGTTGTGGTGGCAACGCTCATGCGTGGCGTTTACCGCCCGCGAGCGGGAAAAACGCAGGAAATCGGGCGGAGACGGGGAACTATAGCAGAGAGATGTCGGGTTCTGAGCGGGTTTTAGGAGGGGTATGGCACTAAGGTAATACGGCGAAGCGTGGGTTTGCCGGCAATTCCGCAGCTCGGCAGTCCGGCAATTCAGTGGCTCTTCCCGTCGCCCGGATTGTGATCGGGCGTGTCGACCTTTTGGGCGAGGGCGTTGGGCGGCGGCGGCGCCATAAAATCTTCGTGGTCGCGCCCGGTGAGGGCCGCTTTCATGAACTGGATCCAGATGGGCAGCGCGGCCAGCGCGCCGGTTTCTTTGTTGCCGAGCGTCTTCTTCTCGTCGAAACCCACCCACACGCCGCAGGTGATCGAGGGCGAGAAGCCGACGAACCACGCGTCGGTGAAGTCGTTGGTAGTGCCGGTCTTGCCGCCGAGCGGATGCTGGAGCTTCGACGCGCTGAACGCGGTGCCGTGCTGCACCACCTCCTGCAGCATGCTGGTCATGACGCGCGCGGTGCGTGCGCTGATGACGTCGCGCACTTCGGGGTAGTCCTCTTCCAGCACGTGGCCTTCGTAGTCGGTGACCTTGCGGATGTAGCGCGGCGAGACGCGCACGCCGTCGTTGGGAAAGGTGCTGAACGCGGCGGTCTGCTCGATGAGCGTGATCTCGGCCGCGCCCAGCACGATCGGCAAATACTGCGGGATGTTCGACGTGATGCCGAACCTGCGCGCCATCTCGATGACCTTCTTCACCGAGACGCTCTCGGCGATCTTCAGCGCTGGAATGTTGCGCGACTGCGCCAGCGCGCGGCGGTAGGTGATGCGGCCTTCGTACTTGCCGTCGTAGTTGTGCGGCGTGTAGGCGCCAGACGCGGTCATGAAGGTGATGGGGGCGTCGAGGACAACGTCATCCGGCGTGGCGCCGTCGTCAATGGCGGTGGTGTACACATAGGGCTTAAACGAGGAGCCGACCTGGCGCAGGGCCTGCGTGGCGCGGTTGAATTTCGAGTCCTGGAAACTGCGGCCGCCGACCATGGCCTTGACGTCGCCGGTGGAGTTGTCCATGGCGAGCAGCGCGCCCTGCACGCCGGAGTCCTGCTCGAGCGAGGCGTGGAGGGTGCCGTCGGGCGCGACCTGCTGGACTTTCACGTAGGCGAGGTCGCCGGGCGTGAGGATTTCCGAGGGGGAGGTGTGGCCGGTCCACTTGATGTCGTCGCGCGAGAGCATGGCGCGCCAGCGCCCGATGCGCAGCGTGGCCTGCGAGTTGGTCGCTTCGAGCACGAGCGCGTTGGTGTAGGCGCCAGGCTCGAGGATCATGTCCCAGTCGGGATCGTGGTAGCTCTCCAGCGTGGGTGGCGCGCCCGACGTCGAGTTCGGATCGGGCGCTGTGAGCACATTGCGCAGGCGGCCTTTCCATCCGTGGCGGCGCTCGTAGGCGGCGAGGCCATCGAGCAGCGCCTGGTTCGCCGCCTTCTGCAGGTCGAGGTTCAGCGACGTGTAGACGCGCAGGCCGCCGGTGTGAACTTCCTCGGCTCCGTATTTCTTCTCCAGGATGCGGCGCACTTCCTCCACGAAATACGGCGCCGGGCCCGCGGTTGACGGCTGCGGATTGAGCTTGAGCGGCGCCGCCTTGGCGCGGCGCGCTTCCTCGGCGGTGATCTTGCCGTCTTCCAGCATGTTGTTGATCACCAGGTTCCGGCGGCGCAGGGCGCGCTCGGGATTGTTGATGGGCGAATAGAAATTCGGCGCCTTGGGCAGCGCGGCCAGCGTGGCCGCTTCTTCCAGCGTGAGATCTTTGGCCTTCTTGCCGAAGTAGAACTCGGCGCCGGCCTCGAAGCCGTAGACGCCGTGTCCGAGGAAGATCTGGTTGGCGTAGAGGGTGAAGATCTGTTCCTTGGTGAAGCGGCGTTCGATTTGCAGCGCCAGCATGGCTTCCTGAATCTTGCGGCGGAAGTTGCGGTCGGGCGAGAGAAACAGGTTGCGCGAAAGCTGCATGGTGAGCGTGCTGGCGCCCTGCGCGCGGCTGC
This window contains:
- a CDS encoding di-trans,poly-cis-decaprenylcistransferase, whose protein sequence is MIHVGIIMDGNGRWAQSQGLPRVAGHRAGARSVRRVVEAAPDLGISTLTLYAFSSDNWKRPRAEVVALMRLFQSYLRSEVAELRANGVKLSIIGRRDRLPQSVLREMRRAESQLANGTKLHLRVAVDYSARGTLLAAARAMHTPEAATPAGFARVLGAAMNLDGPSPDVDLIVRTGGEQRLSDFLLWEAAYAELVFSPRWWPDFDADDLAAAVAEFHRRQRRFGAVPDALEERINHLPVPALST
- a CDS encoding HD domain-containing phosphohydrolase, whose protein sequence is MSVATTTSPAASQHQPRVLYFEHDDAGKNALAGVNRYRRMKFVPDEHDLREGEWVVVTSSEKLLAEHYERVRMPNVRVLALSDERFRDPRLDGAVYAYAPRRTPPALLERLVDNALDHINLLHTRFEASERLAGATREINELNRIGAALSAEHDTATLLELILTKSREITSSDAGSLYLVEDIPEAGPKNKALPVVDGHPDVAEEPKKQLRFKLAQNDSVALPFRERTMEISQESIAGYVALSGDAVNVEDAYEMPPAAPYTINRKFDEDSGYRTKSILAVPMRNQHGEMLGVIQLINAKRDPASRLTSADAVEAAVVPYTLHQQEVVASLASQAAVALENSRLYEEIQAMLEGFVRASVIAIEARDPTTSGHSFRVSNLTVALAEAVDRATSGPYAGLRFSRSQMREIRYAALLHDFGKVGVREEVLVKAKKLYPSQYELIQQRFQLVKRTIEAGMLRNRLDYVLEKGLDQYAARTAEFDKETAEHIRQIDDFLKIIASSNEPTVLAEGHFEALLDIAAHHYSDFEGNERPLLTMDEVRLLSIRKGSLDDSERRQIESHVVHTFNFLIQIPWTKEIRNVPMIARGHHEKLNGSGYPYKLSAPEIPVQTRMMTISDIFDALAASDRPYKKAVSTERALEILGYSVKDGELDPELFKVFLDAKVFEKWKIEPYPY
- a CDS encoding PBP1A family penicillin-binding protein, which produces MKHAILLFSATETPVMQSLYSDLPEVQVGGRKFVGRFVFGLLVLAAAAVGAFTGLLLVYSTELPQVNELERYRPSAVTEVYDDQGRVVGSFALQRRVIAGYNDFPKVLRDALISIEDKEFETHWGVDFWRIVGAAYRDIASGSRAQGASTLTMQLSRNLFLSPDRNFRRKIQEAMLALQIERRFTKEQIFTLYANQIFLGHGVYGFEAGAEFYFGKKAKDLTLEEAATLAALPKAPNFYSPINNPERALRRRNLVINNMLEDGKITAEEARRAKAAPLKLNPQPSTAGPAPYFVEEVRRILEKKYGAEEVHTGGLRVYTSLNLDLQKAANQALLDGLAAYERRHGWKGRLRNVLTAPDPNSTSGAPPTLESYHDPDWDMILEPGAYTNALVLEATNSQATLRIGRWRAMLSRDDIKWTGHTSPSEILTPGDLAYVKVQQVAPDGTLHASLEQDSGVQGALLAMDNSTGDVKAMVGGRSFQDSKFNRATQALRQVGSSFKPYVYTTAIDDGATPDDVVLDAPITFMTASGAYTPHNYDGKYEGRITYRRALAQSRNIPALKIAESVSVKKVIEMARRFGITSNIPQYLPIVLGAAEITLIEQTAAFSTFPNDGVRVSPRYIRKVTDYEGHVLEEDYPEVRDVISARTARVMTSMLQEVVQHGTAFSASKLQHPLGGKTGTTNDFTDAWFVGFSPSITCGVWVGFDEKKTLGNKETGALAALPIWIQFMKAALTGRDHEDFMAPPPPNALAQKVDTPDHNPGDGKSH
- a CDS encoding transcriptional regulator, whose protein sequence is MKRLNRRETSPLRTRSAEAGRPRPARETSPAPRPEMPAAAGELDRLIHERIRLGMVSALAVNKALTFNDLKQLLNTTDGNLSVHARKLEEAEYVQCIKGFDGRVPRTEYRLTAQGRKALERYLDEMEALIRVARG